A stretch of the Lolium perenne isolate Kyuss_39 chromosome 3, Kyuss_2.0, whole genome shotgun sequence genome encodes the following:
- the LOC127327049 gene encoding respiratory burst oxidase homolog protein B — protein MADIEAGMVVTDSDSSRRSRDDTATLIPNSGNLEGSSHRATKATRFKDDDEVVEITLDVQRDSVAIQDVRAVDDGGSAHSGGFDGLSLVSPSSSRGGKLSSKLRQVTNGLKLTNPSKKAPLPQTPAPKVVRKRYDRSKSTAAVALKGMQFVTAKVGNDGWAAVEKRFNHLQVDGMLLRSRFGKCIGMEGSDDFAMQMFDSLARKRGIVKEVLTKEELKEFWEQLSDQGFDNRLQTFFDMVDKNADGRITAEEVKEIIALSASANKLSKIKERADEYTALIMEELDPNNLGYIELEDLEALLLQSPSEAVARSTTTHSSKLSKALSMKLAPSKEMSPLRHYWQEFLYFLEENWKRIWVITLWLSICIALFIWKFIQYRNRAVFHIMGYCVATAKGAAETLKFNMALVLLPVCRNTITWIRSKTKVGAVVPFNDNINFHKVIAAGVAVGVALHAGAHLTCDFPLLLHASDAKYEPMKPFFGATRPPNYWWFVKGTAGWTGISMVVLMSIAFVLAQPWFRRNKLKDTNPLKKLTGFNAFWFTHHLFVIVYALLIVHGTSLYLTKEWYKKSTWMYIAYPVFLYSCERIVRLFRSHDAVKIQKVAVYPGNVLALYMSKPPGFRYRSGQYIFINCRAVSPYEWHPFSITSAPGDNYLSVHIRTRGDWTSRLRTVFSEACRPPADGESGLLRADLSMGVTDSNARFPKLLIDGPYGAPAQDYREYDVLLLIGLGIGATPLISIVKDVLNHIQRGGSVGGTEPEASGRAKKRPFMTKRAYFYWVTREEGSFEWFRGVMNEVAEKDKDGVIELHNHCSSVYQEGDARSALIVMLQELQHAKKGVDILSGTSVKTHFARPNWRSVFKRVAVNHENQRVGVFYCGEPVLVPQLRQLSADFTHKTNTKFEFHKENF, from the exons ATGGCTGACATTGAAGCTGGCATGGTTGTCACTGATTCTGATAGTTCAAGAAGGTCACGAGATGACACTGCCACGTTAATACCAAACAGCGGCAATTTAGAAGGTTCAAGCCACAGGGCTACAAAGGCCACCAGGTTCAAAGACGATGACGAGGTTGTCGAGATTACCCTCGATGTACAACGTGATTCAGTGGCAATCCAAGATGTCAGGGCGGTTGATGATGGTGGCTCAGCGCATAGCGGTGGGTTTGATGGCCTGTCATTGGTGTCACCTTCCTCATCAAGGGGTGGCAAGCTGTCATCGAAACTGAGGCAGGTGACTAATGGGCTAAAGCTGACGAATCCGAGCAAGAAGGCGCCACTGCCACAGACACCGGCGCCAAAGGTCGTAAGGAAGAGATATGACCGAAGCAAGAGTACGGCCGCGGTGGCACTCAAAGGGATGCAGTTTGTGACTGCGAAAGTTGGCAATGATGGCTGGGCTGCGGTGGAGAAGCGATTCAATCATCTGCAAGTCGATGGCATGCTGCTTCGTTCGAGATTTGGGAAATGCATTg GAATGGAAGGGTCTGATGATTTTGCAATGCAAATGTTTGATTCATTAGCGAGGAAGAGAGGAATAGTGAAGGAAGTCCTCACTAAGGAGGAGCTCAAAGAATTCTGGGAGCAACTTAGTGATCAGGGTTTTGACAACCGTCTCCAGACATTCTTTGACAT GGTTGACAAAAATGCTGATGGAAGAATCACGGCAGAGGAAGTTAAAGAG ATTATTGCCCTTAGTGCATCAGCAAATAAACTTTCCAAGATCAAGGAGCGAGCTGATGAGTACACAGCCCTCATAATGGAAGAGCTTGACCCTAACAACTTGGGCTACATAGAG CTCGAAGACTTGGAGGCACTATTGCTGCAGTCGCCATCTGAAGCTGTTGCAAGATCAACGACCACCCACAGCTCAAAACTTAGCAAAGCTCTTAGCATGAAGCTTGCACCTAGCAAGGAAATGAGCCCACTTCGCCATTATTGGCAGGAGTTTTTGTACTTCCTAGAAGAAAACTGGAAGCGGATATGGGTCATCACTCTCTGGCTCTCCATCTGCATCGCCCTTTTCATTTGGAAGTTCATCCAGTATCGTAACCGAGCTGTATTTCACATTATGGGCTACTGTGTTGCCACTGCAAAGGGTGCTGCTGAGACCCTGAAATTTAATATGGCACTAGTCCTTCTTCCTGTCTGCAGAAATACAATCACTTGGATTCGATCCAAGACAAAGGTTGGAGCTGTTGTACCGTTCAACGACAACATAAATTTTCACAAG GTAATAGCAGCAGGTGTTGCAGTTGGTGTTGCTTTGCATGCAGGTGCTCATCTGACATGTGATTTTCCTCTCCTGCTCCATGCAAGTGATGCAAAATATGAACCAATGAAGCCTTTCTTTGGGGCCACAAGGCCACCAAATTACTGGTGGTTTGTAAAAGGAACTGCAGGGTGGACAGGTATCTCCATGGTAGTGCTCATGTCAATTGCTTTTGTATTAGCCCAGCCATGGTTCCGGCGTAACAAGCTCAAGGACACTAATCCACTCAAGAAGTTGACTGGtttcaatgccttttggtttacacACCACCTATTTGTTATTGTGTATGCCCTGCTCATCGTCCATGGAACAAGTTTATATCTAACGAAGGAGTGGTACAAGAAATCG ACGTGGATGTACATTGCTTACCCTGTCTTCTTATATTCCTGTGAGCGCATTGTTCGGTTATTTAGAAGCCATGATGCAGTTAAGATTCAGAAG GTTGCGGTATATCCAGGGAATGTGTTGGCTCTTTATATGTCCAAGCCACCTGGTTTCAGATACCGGAGTGGGCAGTACATCTTTATAAATTGCCGTGCCGTATCTCCATATGAATG GCACCCATTTTCCATTACATCGGCACCAGGAGATAATTACCTTAGTGTCCACATTCGCACAAGGGGTGATTGGACTTCTCGGCTTAGGACTGTGTTTTCTGAG GCTTGTCGCCCCCCTGCCGATGGAGAAAGTGGACTTCTTAGAGCTGACCTCTCCATGGGAGTCACTGACAGCAATGCAAG ATTCCCAAAACTTTTGATTGATGGACCATATGGCGCTCCAGCACAAGATTACCGAGAGTATGATGTGCTATTGCTCATCGGACTTGGTATTGGAGCCACTCCTTTGATCAGCATTGTGAAGGATGTGCTTAACCACATCCAGCGTGGGGGGTCTGTTGGTGGTACAGAGCCTGAAGCCAGCGGCAGGGCAAAGAAGAGGCCATTCATGACGAAGAGGGCCTACTTCTACTGGGTCACTAGGGAAGAAGGCTCCTTTGAATGGTTCAGAGGGGTGATGAATGAGGTGGCTGAGAAGGATAAGGATGGAGTTATCGAGCTCCACAACCACTGCTCAAGTGTGTATCAGGAAGGCGATGCTCGTTCTGCCCTCATTGTCATGCTCCAAGAGCTCCAACATGCAAAGAAGGGGGTTGATATCTTGTCTGGAACCAGTGTCAAGACTCACTTCGCCAGGCCTAATTGGCGAAGTGTCTTCAAGCGTGTCGCGGTCAACCATGAGAATCAACGCGTTG GGGTTTTCTACTGTGGCGAGCCTGTTCTCGTGCCACAGCTTCGGCAGTTGTCGGCAGATTTCACCCACAAGACGAATACAAAGTTTGAGTTTCATAAGGAGAACTTCTGA